The Gemmatimonas aurantiaca sequence TGGCCCTGCTGCCCCTGCTGCCCCTGCTGCCCCTGCTGCCCCTGCTGCCCCTGCTGCCCCTGCTGCCCCTGCTGCCCCTGCTGCCCCTGCTGCCCCTGCTGCCCCTGCTGCCCCTGCTGCCCCTGCTGCCCCTGCTGGTCCGCGATGCGCTCACGCAACGACTCGAGTCCGCGCACCAGATCACGCGTCGCTTCGAGCGTGCGCTCCTGCTGCCGTGCGGCCGATTCCCCCTGCAGCGCGCCCGACGCACTGCGCAACTGCTCGCTCACGTCGCGCAGGTTGTCCGCGATCTGCGCTTCGAAGGCCGACGCGTATTCCTCCGACCCGCCACGCGCGACCTGCTTCGAGAACTCGATCTTGTCGGCCAGCCGCGTGTCGCGAATGGTCTCCGCCGCTTCCGCTACCTTGCCCGCGGCTTTTGGCTGATCACGCCGCGAATCGCGCGCCAACCGGTCGGCGTCCGATTCCAGACGACGCACGTCGCGATTCAATTCGTCCTTCTTCTGCGTGAGCTGCCGGAGTTGTTCGGCGCGCTGTTGCGGCGATCCCTGCTGCCCCTGCATGGCCTTCACGCCCTGCGCGATCTCCCGCTGACGCGCCTCGAGATCCTGCGCCCGGTCGGCCAGTTGCTGGATGCCACGCGACGATTCGGCGGAACGCGCGCCCTCGAGCCCACGTGCGGCACGCGTCAGTTCTTCGAGCGCCGCACTTCCCTGCGCGCTCGACCCGCTGGCCGCCCGTCGCATCGCGTCGGCCGCCTGCTGCAACTGCTGCGCGGCGTTGGCCAGTTCGGGATTGTTCTGCTCCCGCGAAAGCCGCTCGAGACGACGCGCTTCTTCTTCCGCCTGCCGCGCCAGCTCCCGCTGTGCGCCGCTGTTCGTGTTGCCGCCGTTGGGGCGATTGTTGCCCTGCTGCCCCGCGGCGCCCGCGGCACCGGATGCTCCCGATGCACCGCCCGACGAACTGCCGGACGAACCACCCGCGCCACCGTTCTCCTGCGCCAGTCGCTGACGCATCTGTTCGGCCATGCGCTGCAGGCGTTCGTTCTCCTGCTGCTGACGCTGCGCCATCTGCTTGAGCCGCTCGAGCGTCTCGTCCACCTGCTGCTGCGGTTCGCTCTCCGCCCGACCCTGCTGCACCGTCTCGTACTGATTGCGCTGTTTGTCGGTCTGCAGTTCGAACAGATCGGCGAGGTCTTCGGCGCGCTGCTGCCCACCGCCTCCGCCGCCTCCCCCACCGCCGCCGCCACCCATCTGGACCTGCACATCCCGGTAGATTGCCTCGGCGCGCTGCAGCCGCTGCAGGGCCCGCTGCTCGGGCGGCATGGCATCACCACCCCGCGCACGCCCGAGCTGCTCCTCGGCGTCCTTCAGTTCGGTGATGGCCTGCTGCAACTCCATGCGGATCTTCGCGAAGTTCGTGTCGGCCTTCGCCACACCGCGCTCGGTCAGACGCTTGACCAACTCGTCGACATCGGTGCGCAGACGGCCCTCGGCGATCGCCAGCGTGGCCATGTCCTCACGGCGCTTCTTGTCGGTGCTCGATGCACTGTCCCGCATCCAGTTGAACGTGGCCGACACGATCTCCTTCTGTCGCGCCATGAATCCGTCGGGTGAATCCTGCTGGCCGCCGCCACCTCCACCACCACCGCCCTGCTGACGTTCATCGGATTGCCGATAGTCCTTGCCGAATGGCCGCACTTCCAGGAAGTACACGTCGCTCGTGCCCACATGACCGCCGCCGTCCCGGGCCTGGGCATGATACGCCACGAGATCGCCGGGCTGCAGCGACATCTCCTCGAGGAACAGCGTGTGCGCGCCCTGCGCATCGCGCGGACGACGCGACGTGCTATCGGTGATCTTCTTCACCTGCTCCGGGCCGCCGTTCACCCGATAGCGCAGTTCCATCGACACCACGCCCAGATCGTCCGTCGCGCGCACCGCCACCGTCACTTCATCGGTGTTGGAGACTTTGGTGTCACGACCCGGATCCTCGATCCGCACCATCGGCGCCCGGTCGGGAATCGCATCCACCACGTATTCCACCGAGCCCGCCACCGTCTGTCCATCGGGCGCCACGAGGTCGACGTGATAGAATCCACTGCGTGTCACGCGGAAGCTGCCACTCACCGTGCTATCGCTGTCGGGCGTGAGCGCCACCGTCGTGCCGTCGTCGAACCGCAGCGTGCCACCTTTCACTGACCGCGTCACCCGGGCGTGCACGGTCACTGTCGTGCCGACCACCGCGGCCACGTCACCGCCTTCGTCGATGTGTTCCGTGGGCAGACCGCTGTACGCCGGGAACTTGAGGTCGAGTGAGACCTGCGACACCGCCGGCAGATTGTTCACCGTGAGTTTGTAGACCGGCGAACGCACGTCGGCGCTTTCCACGTAGTACTCGGTGGGCACCACGATGTCGAACAACCGCGAGCGGAACTGCGAGGTGTCCGCATCGGGCGCCATGGGCAGCCGCTGCCATTCTCCGCCCGTCGTACCGCCACTGTCGGTGCGGAACACCAGCTCCGCGCCACTCGCCGCGAAGCCCATCAGTTCCGCGCGCACTTCCACCGCACCGCCACGCGGCACGGCCACCGATCCCGGCTCCACCGCCACCCGCCGCTCGGGCACCGCCGCCTGCGCCGTGCCGAAGGGCACGAACAGGAGACGCGCGCCATCACGCACCGACTGCGGTCCGAAGAACATGGCGACGGCGGCCACGACACCCACCACGCCGATGGCCTGTCCCGCGCGCAGCATGCGCTCCCGCTCGAGCGATGCGCCACGATGCAGCGGCGCAATGGCCGATGCCGCACGCGACATCACGCGCGTCGACAGCGATTGTGACATCCGCTGACTCTCCGGCACGTGCGCTTCCTGTACCGCCGCCAGCAGCGTCTGTCGCAGCGAGGGCGCGCGCTCTTCCACGTACAGCGCGAATCGCTCGTCGCTGGCCCGACGCATCAGCGGCACGATCAGTCCGCGCACGATGGCCACGACGATGAGTCCGTATCCCACCAGGCGGGCCGTCCACAACGCGCGGCCATCCCCACCCAGCCAGGTCGTGATCGCCCACGCGGCCGCCACGGCGAGCACGACCGCCACGCCGATCCACACCAGCGATTCGAGCAGCACCCGTTGACGCCACTGACGACGCAGCGTGCCGAGTGCGGTGAGCAACTGACGATCGGGACTCATCGTGGCTCCTTCGACTGGGGCGAACCCGTGAACATCACGTATCGAACCGGGCGCGCGAGGCGGTGCTCGCAGGCGCTCCGGCCGATCGGGTGGATGCGGTGTTGGACGCTACGTTGGACGTTGTGTTGGGAACCACCCGGCGCGCCATGCCCCGGCGTCCACGTGTCCCAAGAATCGTTTCGGCGAGCAGCAGCAACGCCGCGACGATGAGCAATACCCGCCAGGGGTTCTGACGGCGCTCCATCTCTTCGACGGTCATCGGCGTGTCGCCATCCGCTCTGGACGCCGCCGCCGACTCCGCCGACGTGGTGCGCACGCCAAGCAGGAGTTCGGTGGTGTCCATCGGCGTGAGCTCGGACTCGCTGGGCGGCACGTTCACGGCCAGCACCGCGCCGGGCTCGCCCGAGGCGCGTTCGGCGTACGCCGTGTAGAGGCCGGCATCGGGCAACGGCACGGCCGCGCCCGCCGAATCGGCCTGCGGACGGGTCAGCGCCCCGGTGGGACCGGTCACGACGGGATTGCTGAGTGTGGCCGGCAACGACCAGCTCTCGCCCGTGGTGAGCCAGAGCGGGGCCGCGTCGCGCCCCGAGGTGTGCAGCACGAGCTGCCGCACGAAGGGGAGGTACGCCGGCTGCAGCGGGAAATCGCCGTACTGGTTGTCGAGCGGCACGGTGAGCGTCATGGCCCGGCCGTTGCCGATGCGCTGTTCCAGCACCGCCGGCACGCCATCATCGAAGCGCGCCAGAATGTCGGCCGAGGGCGAGGCGTCGCCGCGCGGATACCGCCATGCGCGCACCGCCGTCAGCGCATCCTGTGCTTCGCGGAACGGGGCAAACAGGGCGTGCTCGGCGCGCACGTCACGCAAGGTGCCGCCACGATCGCTCACGCGATCGGCCAGTCCGCTGAAGGTGATGCCGGCATACGAGGGCAACGCAGTGCGGCGCGCGGCGAGCCGGCGGCCGGTCGCGAGCACGATACCCCCCCCGTCGTTCACCCACGACGTGAGCGCCGCCGGTGCGTCGGGGGCCATGTCCCAGAACATCACCACACCGGTGCGCGCCAGTGCGGCCGCGGTGGCCGGCACGGCCGTCAGACGCTCCACCTGCACCTGCGGCGCCCGACCGATTCCCAACGCCTGTTGCAGATACAACGTTTCCGACGCGCTCATGTCCGGTGGCGTGACGAGCGCCACACGCAGCAGATCGTCGCGTGGCACGACGGCCACGAGCGTGTCGTCGGCCACCAACGAATCGGCCGGAATGGCCACGCGCACCGAGACGGCCCCATCGGGCGCGGGTACCGGTGTGAAGGTGATGACGGTCTCGCCATCACGGGCAAGCGTAGCGGTGGCAGTCGTCGCATCACGTCCGTTCACCGAAAGAGAGGCCGTGACGGGTCGGATCGCGGGCAACGCATGGCTCTGCACGCGCGCCTTCACGGCGAGCAGTGTCCGGTCGCCTTCACGCACCCGCCGCGCATCGAGTGAACGCACCGCACTGTTCACCCAGGTGTCACTGCCCACGCCGATTCCGCGCACCTGCACACCCGCCGGAAACTCCACGCCGGCAATACCGGCCGCACTCGCCCGTTGCAGATCGGAAATGACGATCACCTCCGCCGCCGCGAACGGCGCATCCAGCAGCAGCTGCCGCGCGCTGCGCAACGCCGGCGCCAGTCGTGTGCCGCGCCGCATGGGCTGCACTGCGCCCAGCACGCCGCGCACCGCCGCCCGGTCTTCGGTGAGACGCTGCATCACCTCGGCGGCATCGTCGTACGCCACCAGCGCCACGCGGTCCTTGCCGTCCAGTCGATCGATGACGGCACGCGCCGAATCGAGCGCACGCGGCCACACCCCGGCGTACCCCATGCTCAGCGAGCGGTCGAGCAGGATGACGACGGCTTTGGTGCGGTTGTCGGCACCCACCACGCGCCGGTCCTTGAGCACCGGACGTGCGAACGCGAACACCAGCAGCGCCAGCGCCAGCAGTCGCAGCAGCAACAACGGCCAGTCGGTGATGCGTTGACGGCTCTCGGTGCGAATGGGCAATTGCTCGAGAAACATCAGCGACGGGAATCGCATCGGGCGATCGCGGTCGCGATGCCGGAGGTGCAGCAGGATCGGCACGACCAGTGCGGCGAGGCCGGCCAGAAACGCGGGGACGAGGAATCCGAGACCCATCGTGTCCTCAGCTCCTCAGCGCACCCGACCGCGCGTGAGCCGCGCGTCGAGATAGGCGTGCAGAGCGCGGTCGAGCGGTTCGTTGGTCAGCAGCCGCACATAGTCGGCCCCCGCCGCCGTCAGGCGCGACTGCAGGGCCTCATGATGCGCCCGGATGAGTGTCTGATACTTGCTGCGCAGATCGTCCGGCTTGAGCGGCAGCAGCGCCCCGCTTTCCATGTCCTCGAACGTCGTGTCGGCGTCACCGGGCAGGTCCCGCTCGGCGGCGTCCACGAGATGAAAGACGATCACGTCGTTGCCGTGCATGCGGAGTGCATCGACCGCACGCCCCAGCGCATCGGGGCGTTCGTAGCAGTCGGTGATGAGCACGATGATCCCCGAGCGGGTCGACAACAGCCCCACCCGTTCGATGCTGTGCACGAGTCGGCTCGGGCCCCGGGGCGTGGTGGCCGCCAGTGTGTGCAGGATCCGCTGCAGATGCCGCACCGACGGAGGGATGACCTCTTCGAGATCCTGCGTGAACGTGGCCAGTCCCACCCGATCGCCCTGCGATTGTGACAGCCAGGCCAGCGACGCGGCCAGCATGCGTCCGTACACGAACTTGGTCACGGACCCGCTGCCGTAGTCCATCGATCCCGAGGTGTCGAGCGCGAACAGCACGCCGGCATTGGTGTCCGCGTCGTACTCCTTGATGTAGAACCGGTCCGTCCGGCCGTACACGCGCCAGTCGATACGCCGGAGATCGTCGCCGGGCTGATAGCTGCGGTGTTCCGCAAAATCGAGCGACGACCCTTTGCGCAGCGATCGATGCTGGCCATGCATGAAACCATCCACGACCGTACGCGCGAGCAGCGCGAGATCGGAGATCTTCGCGAGCAGCGCGGGGTCGAGGAAGGCGGCGGGAGCGACGGGCACGAGGGGAGACCGTTACAGGGAAGACTTGGGCAGCGGCACCGTCTCGATGAGACGCGCCACGAGCTGATCGGTGCTCACCTTCTCCGACTGGGCCTGGAAGTTCACCAGCACACGATGGCGCAACACCGGTCGCGCGAGGGCGCGTACGTCGTCGAAGCTGGCACTCGCGCGGCCCTGCAGCAGCGCGCGGGCCTTGGCGCCCAGCACCAGTGCCTGCGCGGCACGTACGGACGCTCCATAACTCACGTACTGCTTGATGTAGTCTGACACCACGCCGTTCGTGGGGCGGGTGGCCCGTACGAGCGACACGGCATACCGCGTCACCGCATCGGCGATCGGCAGACGACGCACCACGCGCTGGTAGGCGAGAATCTCGTCTTTCGTGACCACCGGACGCACCGCCTCCGGCGGCAGCGCCGTCGTGGCTTTCACCACCGCCACTTCATCCTCTTCGGGGAGATAGTCCAGCACCACCTCGAGCATGAACCGGTCGAGCTGCGCTTCGGGCAGCGGATACGTGCCTTCGAGTTCGATCGGGTTCTGCGTGGCGAAGACAAAGAACGGCTTGTCGAGTTCGTACGTGCGTCCCTGCACGGTCACGCGCCGTTCCTGCATCGCCTCCAGCAGCGCGGCCTGCGTCTTGGGCGGCGTGCGGTTGATCTCGTCCGCGAGCAGCACATTGGCGAACACCGGCCCGGGCAGGAACGCGAGGCGCCGATGGCCCGTGGTGGGATCGTCCTGGATCACGTCCGTGCCCGTCACGTCGCTGGGCATGAGGTCGGGCGTGAACTGGATGCGCGAGAACTGCAGATCGAGCGCCCGCGCGAGCGTGGAAATCAGCAACGTCTTCGCGAGGCCCGGTACGCCCACCAGCAGACAATTGCCGCCGGCAAAGAGCGCGATCAGCGCCTGCTCCACCACGACATCCTGCCCCACGATCACCTTCCGCAGTTCGGCGGCGATGCGTTGACCCGCCCCCTGCAGACGATCGGCGAGCGCCGCGTCATCGAGGCGGTCGAAATCAACGGAGGAAGATCCAGCAGATGCAGCAGCAGATGCAGTCGGTCCAGTGGCAGGTGCAGTCACGCGAGTCCTCGACGGGGGAGGGAAGTGGTCAGCGGGTGAGGGCGTACACGATGTAGTTCACGCCCAGCTTGTACGCCTCGTTCGACAGATCCAGCGGAAACATCCCCTCGTCCGAAAACTCCCAGTATTCGGAGATGTCGTTGTTGTAGTTCACGATCGCCAGCATGCGTTTCTTCGGATCGTTGCCTTCGAAGTAGCCGTAGAACACCGACTTGTAGCCCCGGTAGTACGGATGGTAGTAGTCGAGGCTCTTGATGCGGTAGAACGAGTCGAAGATCGGATGGTCGACGGTGAGTTCGATGGGACGCAGATCGGGCAGGACTTTTCGCATCTGCGCTTCGAAATTCCGCCAGGCGTCGCCGGCGAAGTCGTCGAAGATCATGAAGCCACCCTTCGCCAGGAAATTCCGCATGCCCAGCACCTCGGCGTCGTTGGGTATCCAGAATCCCGCTTCGGCCATGTAGGCGATCGGATACTTGCCGAGTTGCGGATCGTCGAGGGTGAGGATGTTGCTCTGCGTCGTGCGGGCCCGCACGGTCGTGATCTCACTGACGATCTTGGTGAAGTGCCGCTCACCACGTGGATAATCGTGACTCCACGGCAAATCCCGTCCGCGGAAGCCACTGAAGTCGGGCATGGAATAGCGGATACGCGCGAACGTATAGCGTCCGTCGTACGGGAGATTGGGAGCGAACTCCTGCTGCGGGCGTCCGCCACGTCGCTGCGCCGATGCCGGTGCGGTCGACACGGCGAGCACCGCCAGTACGCAACACAGCACCCGGGCCGCGACCCATGCACCACCGTGCGTTCGACGCGCCATCATCTCCTTCACGGTGCGCCTCCACCGCTGCGTTGCCGCAATTCCAGCAGCAACGTCTGCGCCTTCTCGAAACTCGGTGCTTCTTCCAGCACCTGCAGCAATTCACGACGCGCTTCGGCCACCCGGCCGGCCGCCGCCAGCGCGCGCGCCAGCTCGTAGCGTGCATCCATCAGGTCGGTGGGGTGCAACGCGATCACGGCCTGCCGCTCACGCACCGCGCGCACGTGGTCGCCCTGCGCCCCCGCGAGCGTCGCCAGGTGCACGTGCAGCGCCGGTTCGTACGGCCACATCCACAACATGCGCTCCAGGGCGGCCATCGCGCCCGCGCGGTCACCGCGGGC is a genomic window containing:
- a CDS encoding DUF4175 family protein, producing MSPDRQLLTALGTLRRQWRQRVLLESLVWIGVAVVLAVAAAWAITTWLGGDGRALWTARLVGYGLIVVAIVRGLIVPLMRRASDERFALYVEERAPSLRQTLLAAVQEAHVPESQRMSQSLSTRVMSRAASAIAPLHRGASLERERMLRAGQAIGVVGVVAAVAMFFGPQSVRDGARLLFVPFGTAQAAVPERRVAVEPGSVAVPRGGAVEVRAELMGFAASGAELVFRTDSGGTTGGEWQRLPMAPDADTSQFRSRLFDIVVPTEYYVESADVRSPVYKLTVNNLPAVSQVSLDLKFPAYSGLPTEHIDEGGDVAAVVGTTVTVHARVTRSVKGGTLRFDDGTTVALTPDSDSTVSGSFRVTRSGFYHVDLVAPDGQTVAGSVEYVVDAIPDRAPMVRIEDPGRDTKVSNTDEVTVAVRATDDLGVVSMELRYRVNGGPEQVKKITDSTSRRPRDAQGAHTLFLEEMSLQPGDLVAYHAQARDGGGHVGTSDVYFLEVRPFGKDYRQSDERQQGGGGGGGGGQQDSPDGFMARQKEIVSATFNWMRDSASSTDKKRREDMATLAIAEGRLRTDVDELVKRLTERGVAKADTNFAKIRMELQQAITELKDAEEQLGRARGGDAMPPEQRALQRLQRAEAIYRDVQVQMGGGGGGGGGGGGGQQRAEDLADLFELQTDKQRNQYETVQQGRAESEPQQQVDETLERLKQMAQRQQQENERLQRMAEQMRQRLAQENGGAGGSSGSSSGGASGASGAAGAAGQQGNNRPNGGNTNSGAQRELARQAEEEARRLERLSREQNNPELANAAQQLQQAADAMRRAASGSSAQGSAALEELTRAARGLEGARSAESSRGIQQLADRAQDLEARQREIAQGVKAMQGQQGSPQQRAEQLRQLTQKKDELNRDVRRLESDADRLARDSRRDQPKAAGKVAEAAETIRDTRLADKIEFSKQVARGGSEEYASAFEAQIADNLRDVSEQLRSASGALQGESAARQQERTLEATRDLVRGLESLRERIADQQGQQGQQGQQGQQGQQGQQGQQGQQGQQGQQGQQGQQGQQGQQG
- a CDS encoding BatA domain-containing protein; the protein is MGLGFLVPAFLAGLAALVVPILLHLRHRDRDRPMRFPSLMFLEQLPIRTESRQRITDWPLLLLRLLALALLVFAFARPVLKDRRVVGADNRTKAVVILLDRSLSMGYAGVWPRALDSARAVIDRLDGKDRVALVAYDDAAEVMQRLTEDRAAVRGVLGAVQPMRRGTRLAPALRSARQLLLDAPFAAAEVIVISDLQRASAAGIAGVEFPAGVQVRGIGVGSDTWVNSAVRSLDARRVREGDRTLLAVKARVQSHALPAIRPVTASLSVNGRDATTATATLARDGETVITFTPVPAPDGAVSVRVAIPADSLVADDTLVAVVPRDDLLRVALVTPPDMSASETLYLQQALGIGRAPQVQVERLTAVPATAAALARTGVVMFWDMAPDAPAALTSWVNDGGGIVLATGRRLAARRTALPSYAGITFSGLADRVSDRGGTLRDVRAEHALFAPFREAQDALTAVRAWRYPRGDASPSADILARFDDGVPAVLEQRIGNGRAMTLTVPLDNQYGDFPLQPAYLPFVRQLVLHTSGRDAAPLWLTTGESWSLPATLSNPVVTGPTGALTRPQADSAGAAVPLPDAGLYTAYAERASGEPGAVLAVNVPPSESELTPMDTTELLLGVRTTSAESAAASRADGDTPMTVEEMERRQNPWRVLLIVAALLLLAETILGTRGRRGMARRVVPNTTSNVASNTASTRSAGAPASTASRARFDT
- a CDS encoding DUF58 domain-containing protein, whose protein sequence is MPVAPAAFLDPALLAKISDLALLARTVVDGFMHGQHRSLRKGSSLDFAEHRSYQPGDDLRRIDWRVYGRTDRFYIKEYDADTNAGVLFALDTSGSMDYGSGSVTKFVYGRMLAASLAWLSQSQGDRVGLATFTQDLEEVIPPSVRHLQRILHTLAATTPRGPSRLVHSIERVGLLSTRSGIIVLITDCYERPDALGRAVDALRMHGNDVIVFHLVDAAERDLPGDADTTFEDMESGALLPLKPDDLRSKYQTLIRAHHEALQSRLTAAGADYVRLLTNEPLDRALHAYLDARLTRGRVR
- a CDS encoding MoxR family ATPase; translation: MQGAGQRIAAELRKVIVGQDVVVEQALIALFAGGNCLLVGVPGLAKTLLISTLARALDLQFSRIQFTPDLMPSDVTGTDVIQDDPTTGHRRLAFLPGPVFANVLLADEINRTPPKTQAALLEAMQERRVTVQGRTYELDKPFFVFATQNPIELEGTYPLPEAQLDRFMLEVVLDYLPEEDEVAVVKATTALPPEAVRPVVTKDEILAYQRVVRRLPIADAVTRYAVSLVRATRPTNGVVSDYIKQYVSYGASVRAAQALVLGAKARALLQGRASASFDDVRALARPVLRHRVLVNFQAQSEKVSTDQLVARLIETVPLPKSSL
- a CDS encoding DUF4159 domain-containing protein, coding for MMARRTHGGAWVAARVLCCVLAVLAVSTAPASAQRRGGRPQQEFAPNLPYDGRYTFARIRYSMPDFSGFRGRDLPWSHDYPRGERHFTKIVSEITTVRARTTQSNILTLDDPQLGKYPIAYMAEAGFWIPNDAEVLGMRNFLAKGGFMIFDDFAGDAWRNFEAQMRKVLPDLRPIELTVDHPIFDSFYRIKSLDYYHPYYRGYKSVFYGYFEGNDPKKRMLAIVNYNNDISEYWEFSDEGMFPLDLSNEAYKLGVNYIVYALTR